The Bacillota bacterium genomic interval CAGCGACTTGAGTTTCTCCGGGGTCGGGTTGCCCGTCTTCGGGTCCCAGCCGGCGAAGCCGTAGTAGAGGTCGCGGGCGGCCTCGAATTCCCGGCGGTCGACGTGGCGGCCCGCGGCCGGACCATCCGGCAGCCCTTCGAAGACGCGCGTCGGCAGCTCGTCGTCTTTGCGGGTGAAGCC includes:
- a CDS encoding aldehyde ferredoxin oxidoreductase C-terminal domain-containing protein produces the protein GFTRKDDELPTRVFEGLPDGPAAGRHVDRREFEAARDLYYGFAGWDPKTGNPTPEKLKSLSLGWLVEP